The following proteins are co-located in the Solea solea chromosome 21, fSolSol10.1, whole genome shotgun sequence genome:
- the LOC131448895 gene encoding uncharacterized protein LOC131448895: MANETTMQPSCIPEISEVDENLAPEVTASAETSYVDGYSSVQPSGENNPLSETCTFSTPAHESGKQSQISGLQSALTPILKYLNIGNRRPSLEPLKCENNPRLGLPTVTMVNCQKSNGGLSKHPTSCKDARVCWLDEERLPELTLLDDTCDTTMEITRNASESESTTTTTITNMFSTPHGCIASTKESNSDLPPKLPKHNWSVMLDDRYSKEITLLDMTCDSDQSPGAEISFLKVKKEISQVNDVKHSKPLSELSGVMVAESQGGGLSTTITDSVAQMTEPSKSLEESMKSLEATSAISMCSAGGNNTSKLSEVDLVNDQPLAEDTLGLHPANVTRDMSSCSDMSVQCAASQRSSTSDMQCNTSVKQATSELQAEPVDTSGSVEATEEVLLTSHTLNAEAPQPSLKLGTSMNDTFTVTQLSKLSTTTELNTTDQMSKCPHNNTVDFPPSHISGPKAGCEAPGQASAEVKKTPEMSLALSQSSSDAKESACCEVQNATFDTHSLQKSNGISVSGEAGAATFCLQNNTFDSKQNGTITLSETSSSDNHQNTVDIPAPLKVCPSTIVHEDKPSEANPPEMSQQNVSTTKTVHSIESTFDANPPVEVAPETGSQSVTVLSDTMDHQGIDAENNKANTFNLDDTFDMKSDPLVTSTPMIHCKVFHFNTENMEIKTIGAQKKLYRDGVSQPVAQVPSDVPANIVSDKKTFLMQPAAKSIRPPLKAASQLLKYKPASTLPGKCEPLSSNLPMTRQRNQVEAFKNPAASEAAKGTTGISSCYSLRSTTTGSKQPNYALPRPQLSGIPSATQRTAPGLRPPSARSIAPPSSNADQIRGQTVANPKKHLLTRGEAVPSAKRKKLDAPVPSSGAATSAYDAVNGARNLKQPVTARRTVPARTQSDVAAAPVSAVETSKSCNTSGSAGALKQSAHSYRANLAKPHGHGCVKCVALEEQLKMKSEEIRRLKEELLKYSKEEES, encoded by the exons ATGGCCAATGAGACAACAATGCAACCTTCATGTATTCCGGAAATTTCCGAGGTTGATGAAAATCTTGCTCCTGAGGTCACCGCTTCAGCTGAGACTTCATATGTGGATGGATATTCCTCTGTACAGCCAAGTGGAGAAAATAACCCTCTTTCAGAGACCTGCACCTTTTCAACTCCAGCTCATGAAAGTGGCAAACAGTCACAGATATCTGGTCTTCAATCTGCTCTGACACCAATTTTAAAATACTTAAACATTGGAAATAGACGGCCATCTTTAGAGCCTTTAAAATGTGAGAACAACCCTCGTCTCGGTCTACCCACAGTTACCATGGTAAATTGTCAAAAATCAAATGGAGGGTTGAGCAAGCATCCAACAAGTTGTAAGGATGCTCGAGTGTGCTGGCTTGATGAGGAAAGATTGCCAGAACTCACTTTACTTGATGATACATGTGATACCACGATGGAAATAACTAGAAATGCTTCAGAAAGTGaaagtactactactactactattacgaACATGTTCTCTACTCCACATGGCTGTATTGCAAGTACTAAAGAAAGCAATTCTGACCTCCCTCCCAAACTGCCCAAACATAATTGGTCTGTAATGCTAGATGACAGATATTCAAAAGAAATTACTCTCCTTGATATGACATGTGATTCAGACCAATCACCAGGAGCAGAAATCTCCTTTTTGAAAGTCAAAAAGGAGATTTCACAAGTGAATGATGTTAAACACAGCAAGCCCTTATCTGAGCTCAGTGGAGTCATGGTGGCAGAGAGTCAAGGTGGAGGACTCTCCACTACTATCACTGACAGTGTCGCCCAAATGACAGAACCATCAAAGAGTTTGGAGGAAAGCATGAAATCTTTGGAAGCAACTAGCGCTATATCTATGTGTAGTGCTGGGGGAAACAATACATCAAAGCTCAGTGAGGTAGACCTGGTGAACGATCAGCCATTGGCTGAGGACACACTTGGACTTCATCCTGCTAATGTGACTCGAGACATGAGCTCCTGTAGTGACATGTCTGTCCAGTGTGCTGCTTCACAACGGTCTTCCACCTCTGATATGCAGTGCAACACCAGTGTCAAACAGGCCACCTCTGAGCTTCAGGCAGAACCTGTGGACACGTCTGGTTCTGTGGAAGCTACCGAGGAAGTTCTGCTTACCAGCCATACGTTGAACGCTGAAGCACCACAACCAAGCCTAAAACTGGGTACATCCATGAACGACACATTTACTGTCACACAGCTCTCCAAACTGAGCACCACCACTGAGTTAAATACAACGGATCAAATGTCCAAGTGTCCTCACAACAACACTGTGGACTTCCCCCCATCTCACATTAGTGGTCCCAAAGCAGGATGTGAGGCTCCAGGTCAGGCTAGTGCTGAAGTGAAGAAGACTCCTGAAATGTCCCTTGCTCTGAGTCAGAGTAGTTCAGATGCAAAGGAAAGTGCTTGCTGTGAGGTGCAGAATGCCACATTTGATACGCATTCTCTTCAAAAATCCAATGGCATTAGTGTTTCAGGGGAAGCAGGTGCTGCAACCTTTTGccttcaaaacaacacatttgataGTAAACAGAATGGCACGATAACTTTATCCGAGACAAGCTCAAGTGACAATCACCAGAATACTGTAGATATTCCTGCTCCTTTAAAAGTCTGTCCTTCAACCATCGTTCATGAAGACAAACCCTCTGAGGCCAACCCTCCTGAAATGTCACAACAAAACGTGTCAACAACCAAGACTGTTCACAGCATTGAGAGCACATTTGATGCTAATCCACCTGTAGAGGTAGCTCCTGAAACGGGGAGCCAATCTGTGACTGTTTTGTCCGACACCATGGACCATCAAGGCATAGATGCAGAGAACAACAAAGCAAACACGTTCAACTTGGATGACACATTTGATATGAAGTCAGATCCACTGGTTACTTCAACGCCAATGATCCACTGTAAAGTTTTCCACTTCAATACGGAAAATATGGAAATCAAAACCATCGGTGCACAGAAAAAGCTGTACAGGGATGGAGTCAGTCAACCAGTTGCTCAGGTGCCGTCAGATGTCCCAGCAAACATTGTCTCTGACAAAAAGACATTCTTGATGCAACCTGCTGCTAAATCCATTCGGCCTCCTTTGAAAGCTGCGTCACAGCTGTTGAAATACAAACCAgcctccacactgccagggaaGTGTGAGCCATTATCCTCAAACCTGCCCATGACGAGACAGAGAAACCAAGTGGAAGCTTTCAAGAATCCTGCAGCTTCTGAGGCAGCAAAGGGG aCTACAGGAATATCCAGCTGCTACAGCTTACGCTCCACAACGACTG GATCTAAGCAGCCTAATTATGCCTTACCAAGACCACAGTTGAGTGGCATTCCATCAGCCACCCAGAGAACTGCACCAGGTCTCAGACCGCCATCAGCGAGAAGCATCGCACCACCTTCTTCAAATGCTGATCAAATCCGTGGGCAAACAG TTGCTAACCCAAAGAAGCACCTCTTAACCAGAGGTGAAGCTGTGCCAAGTGCAAAGAGGAAGAAACTGG ATGCTCCTGTACCATCCAGTGGTGCTGCCACATCTGCCTATGATGCTGTAAACGGAGCCAGAAACCTCAAACAGCCTGTGACTGCACGGAGAACTGTGCCGGCAAGAACCCAGAGTGACG TTGCTGCAGCGCCAGTCAGTGCTGTGGAAACCTCAAAATCTTGCAACACTAGTGGCAGCGCTGGAGCTCTGAAACAGTCTGCTCACAGCTACAGAGCTAATCTCGCTAAACCCCACGGCCATG GTTGTGTTAAATGTGTCGCGCTTGAAGAGCAACTGAAGATGAAGTCGGAGGAAATCCGAAGATTGAAAGAAG aGTTGCTCAAGTACAGTAAAGAAGAGGAAAGCTGA
- the si:ch211-136m16.8 gene encoding uncharacterized protein si:ch211-136m16.8, with the protein MDPDSPDSPDSPDSPVSRVERTFWTVWNYITGAVNRFFRPELSDQPSAVHSGHSESDPDGQEVSEHPPVSTASLLTSSQPGVAWELGTTEIDLGPEEESARLSGGTESKAPTEGEDKREEEIGPTGNDDAGQLDCKTTRDQKDKEVDNREGKVDTYGQSQTPDNDEEEEDENLTERGMNEDLEVGRMASAGEESPAMTPEDQQIVSQTVREIQETEEMFHVAEQHLKAEEAAMTDQNPEHLEAVQQTMAQTDVESADAVSQLLSENENGDHEMEKQFETQCLVCEQLSEDEADSGLSSPNRELNMTFRKGSNVSEDGGHEDVMTDRSQEETLDDQQKVSDVKEDMLSGEIKWCLMSDLSPTEVQTASETEVEDTDAVSRLVSENKHSNDEVEKHTEHQHLVCEELSEAHTYDKAGSVGHEDVMADRSGSDEVEEEEQKVSESTRKIQVKEEILSDEQVLEDSEITMWRMTDLSPAEEHNMHIEEMQTTVAETEVKAEVSENELDHDEVKKTVEYQRSVNDQRGSGLIFEMTVDAGHEHAMKSTSKSDEIEEERERVTEAAGNQTTNVQQEQEEDIKLAEVNNRDLVTKHVEGDEEVQQRAEKEDVVKDHEMQTTTRETNTVTEEKYLTDISVEGRLFVKDEEEEEDGIVSSESGGDTACGIPSGTMKSKGETGQEICKEFKNTPLGIYEGQELNSPTCEETQEGVPEDNNEPGPDENTTQWFLEEGDYKETHATLLPEEVESAQPESLLNSGSGGDFSLKEEEQASTAEEQTRTHTNTGLLETEKQIVEPVEGPGDFSEEEEVRLVQNLKTTWTEHSEEAFGTDRIETELQGRTGELLGDSESDDGVSEIRNAAEDGQKSTGAVAAVDVLVSFTDTSLKLLESEREKMTETSFSQESGAAVGSEYESSKPPRLEDSAGLGVLKQADTTERNLPSGTGMEEAGAEAVENESLSLDVAPTTLETKQQASHEGFEMLTDIGEAEDFLLTRSKPKVWTEAEQSHAGRRCQDFIDEEILDLWMEAASYQDEQTHVNVETSQTEEDKEKLLELISETSVNETETCVSTTESGLLDQSVSEQEGDLRETSSGAFQICNDKMFTELLTQQPNYESEEATERGQSHLTEKESISETGFHPDSGLQSSEAEYKSQEKMGQEGDVPSSVQIEEEKEKLEELITGESGLVSVTGMFSSTAESGLLDQSVSEQEGDLRETSSGAFQIHNDMLFTELSMPQPNYESQEATETAQSATTEEIMFHMDSGLQSSEDGYKEGDIQSPVQTEKVKGKLEELISGESGLVRVMGMSSSTAESGLLDRPVRDTSTRSFPGSNDMLAAEISTQELNFDSQEATEKGQSVTAENETECRIRAPEAGLQESDETQQRQGEEGDESAESETGSQKGMSVDDTDEEKTKGEDALLEATVSDSYDEIKHPQSRCGSDASIQEETMLTESQNDSGTEGEEEFMFSSLNIPQANTWSEDTYDSKPKLIRPETAEEPATHPDLPIEMNVTVLDFTAQKSRIAVKNPNVRPPQNPRSLLHMPSEDPTPTTHPPVKAPMGVSFGGVGMGIKLPGLGAGFPVLKKTRVVAEDKSAEESETKPEEKSDSTKHRPKWMPPTHQGFGNPFMSELKTKLRKSTEE; encoded by the exons ATGGACCCTGACAGTCCTGACAGTCCTGACAGTCCTGACAGTCCTGTGTCCAGGGTGGAGAGGACATTCTGGACAGTCTGG AACTATATAACCGGAGCTGTGAACAGATTCTTCAGGCCTGAGCTCAGTGACCAGCCATCAGCAGTTCACAGTGGTCACTCAGAAAGTGACCCAGATGGACAGGAGGTCAGTGAGCATCCTCCCGTCTCCACGGCCTCCCTGCTCACTTCATCACAACCAGGTGTTGCGTGGGAACTCGGCACCACTGAAATCGATTTAGGGCCTGAGGAGGAGAGCGCTCGGCTGAGCGGAGGCACTGAGAGCAAAGCACCAACGGAAGGTGAGgacaagagagaggaggagattgGCCCAACAGGAAACGATGATGCTGGGCAGCTCGATTGCAAAACCACAAGAGatcaaaaagacaaagaagtgGACAACAGAGAGGGCAAAGTGGACACTTACGGACAAAGTCAGACACCAGAcaatgatgaggaggaagaagatgaaaatCTTACAGAACGTGGAATGAATGAAGACTTGGAAGTTGGAAGAATGGCCAGTGCAGGGGAGGAGTCACCGGCAATGACACCGGAGGATCAGCAAATAGTGAGTCAAACTGTGAGAGAGATCCAAGAAACAGAGGAAATGTTCCATGTAGCTGAGCAACACTTGAAGGCAGAGGAGGCCGCGATGACAGATCAGAATCCAGAACATCTAGAAGCGGTGCAGCAGACGATGGCACAAACAGACGTAGAAAGCGCTGATGCCGTGTCACAGCTGCtatcagaaaatgaaaatggtgaCCATGAGATGGAAAAGCAATTTGAAACTCAGTGTTTAGTGTGTGAGCAGCTCTCAGAGGACGAGGCAGACTCAGGCCTTTCCTCTCCCAACAGAGAACTCAATATGACCTTCAGAAAAGGCAGCAATGTATCAGAAGACGGTGGACATGAAGACGTCATGACTGACAGGAGTCAGGAGGAGACACTAGATGATCAGCAAAAAGTGAGTGATGTGAAAGAAGACATGCTCAGTGGTGAGATAAAATGGTGCTTGATGTCTGACCTGAGTCCAACAGAGGTGCAGACGGCGTCGGAAACAGAAGTAGAAGacactgatgctgtgtcacGGCTGGtctcagaaaacaaacacagcaacgACGAGgtggagaaacacacagaacatcagCATTTAGTCTGTGAGGAGCTCTCTGAGGCACACACATATGACAAGGCAGGCTCAGTTGGACATGAAGACGTGATGGCTGATAGGAGTGGAAGCGATGaagttgaggaggaggagcaaaaaGTGAGTGAATCTACGAGAAAGATCCAAGTGAAGGAAGAAATCCTCAGTGATGAGCAAGTTTTGGAAGATAGTGAGATAACAATGTGGCGAATGACTGATCTGAGTCCAGCAGAGGAGCATAACATGCACATAGAAGAGATGCAGACGACTGTGGCAGAAACAGAAGTAAAAGCAGAAGTCTCAGAAAATGAGTTGGATCATGATGAGgtgaaaaaaacagttgaatATCAGCGATCAGTGAATGACCAGAGAGGCTCAGGCCTTATCTTTGAAATGACCGTGGATGCTGGACACGAGCATGCGATgaaaagtacaagtaaaagtgatgaaattgaggaggagagggagcgtGTCACTGAGGCTGCAGGCAATCAGACAACAAACGTACAGCAAGAGCAGGAAGAGGACATCAAATTAGCTGAAGTAAACAACCGAGACTTGGTTACTAAACATGTTGAAGGCGATGAAGAAGTTCAGCAAAGGGCGGAAAAAGAGGATGTGGTTAAGGACCATGAAATGCAAACCACAACAAGAGAGACCAACACAGTGACCGAGGAAAAATATCTGACAGATATTTCAGTAGAAGGGAGGCTTTTTgtcaaagatgaagaagaagaagaagatgggaTAGTGTCCAGTGAAAGTGGTGGGGACACAGCATGTGGAATCCCCTCAGGGACAATGAAATCCAAGGGCGAGACTGGACAGGAAATATGCAAAGAGTTCAAAAACACTCCCTTGGGGATCTATGAAGGCCAGGAGCTAAATTCTCCAACGTGTGAGGAAACACAAGAGGGAGTTCCTGAGGACAACAATGAGCCTGGGCCagatgaaaatacaacacaatggTTCCTGGAAGAAGGAGATTACAAGGAAACTCATGCCACCCTGTTACCAGAAGAGGTGGAGAGTGCACAGCCTGAAAGTCTTCTAAACAGTGGCTCTGGGGGAGACTTCTCACTTAAGGAGGAGGAACAAGCAAGCACTGCAGAGGAGCAGACTAGAACACATACAAATACTGGACTGCTAGAGACGGAGAAACAGATTGTTGAACCAGTGGAAGGACCAGGAGACTtttctgaggaagaggaagtaaGACTGGTACAGAACTTAAAGACAACATGGACAGAACACTCAGAAGAGGCATTTGGGACTGACAGGATAGAAACAGAGCTGCAAGGTAGGACTGGAGAGCTGCTGGGTGACTCTGAATCTGACGACGGGGTAAGTGAGATCAGAAATGCTGCTGAAGATGGCCAGAAGTCAACAGGAGCTGTAGCAGCTGTTGATGTGCTGGTCAGCTTCACTGACACATCTTTAAAACTCCTTGAGTCTGAAAGAGAGAAGATGACAGAAACAAGCTTCTCGCAAGAGTCAGGAGCTGCCGTCGGCTCTGAGTACGAGAGCAGCAAGCCTCCGAGGTTAGAAGACTCTGCAGGACTTGGAGTCTTGAAACAGGCTGATACGACTGAGCGGAACTTGCCTTCAGGGACAGGTATGGAGGAAGCAGGAGCTGAGGCAGTGGAGAATGAAAGTTTAAGTCTAGATGTTGCACCTACCACActggagacaaaacaacaagcaTCACATGAAGGATTTGAGATGTTAACAGACATCGGAGAAGCAGAGGATTTCCTTTTAACCAGGAGCAAACCAAAGGTTTGGACAGAAGCAGAGCAGAGCCATGCTGGAAGAAGATGTCAGGATTTTATTGATGAAGAAATCCTTGACTTGTGGATGGAGGCAGCGTCGTATCAGGACGAACAAACGCATGTCAATGTAGAGACATcgcagacagaggaggacaaagaGAAGCTTTTGGAGTTGATTTCAGAAACATCTGTGAATGAGACAGAAACATGTGTATCTACTACTGAGTCTGGATTATTGGACCAGTCTGTCAGTGAACAGGAAGGAGACCTCAGAGAAACCAGCAGTGGGGCCTTTCAAATCTGTAATGACAAGATGTTTACTGAGTTATTGACACAACAACCTAACTATGAATCTGAGGAAGCAACAGAGAGAGGACAATCACATCTGACCGAGAAGGAATCCATTTCTGAGACAGGGTTTCACCCTGATTCAGGACTTCAATCATCAGAGGCTGAATATAAATCTCAAGAGAAAATGGGTCAGGAAGGAGATGTACCGTCATCAGTGCAgatagaggaggagaaagagaagctTGAAGAGTTGATTACAGGAGAATCTGGATTAGTGAGTGTCACAGGGATGTTCTCCTCTACAGCAGAGTCTGGATTATTGGACCAGTCTGTCAGTGAACAGGAAGGAGACCTCAGAGAAACAAGCAGTGGGGCCTTTCAAATCCATAATGACATGTTGTTTACTGAGTTGTCTATGCCACAACCTAACTATGAATCTCAGGAAGCAACAGAGACAGCACAATCGGCCACGACAGAGGAGATAATGTTTCACATGGATTCAGGACTTCAATCCTCAGAAGATGGATATAAGGAAGGAGATATACAGTCACCAGTGCAGACAGAGAAGGTGAAAGGGAAGCTTGAAGAGTTGATTTCAGGAGAATCTGGATTAGTGAGAGTCATGGGAATGTCCTCATCTACAGCAGAGTCTGGATTATTGGACCGTCCAGTCAGAGATACTAGCACTCGGTCATTTCCAGGCTCAAATGACATGTTGGCTGCTGAAATATCTACACAGGAGCTTAACTTTGACTCTCAAGAAGCAACAGAGAAAGGCCAATCAGTCACGGCAGAGAATGAAACAGAGTGCAGAATTAGAGCACCAGAGGCTGGACTTCAGGAATCAGATGAAACGCAACAGAGACAAGGTGAGGAAGGCGATGAATCTGCGGAGTCTGAAACGGGATCACAGAAAGGGATGAGTGTTGACGACACTGATGAGGAAAAAACTAAAGGTGAAGACGCACTTCTTGAGGCGACCGTATCGGACTCCTATGATGAAATCAAACATCCTCAGTCTAGATGTGGCTCAGACGCTTCAATCCAAGAAGAAACCATGTTGACAGAATCACAAAATGACAGTGGTACTGAAGGTGAGGAGGAGTTCATGTTTTCTTCACTGAACATACCACAGGCCAATACGTGGTCAGAGGACACGTATGACTCAAAACCTAAACTCATCAGGCCTGAGACTGCAGAAGAGCCAGCAACACATCCTGATCTTCCGATTGAG atgAATGTGACTGTGCTGGACTTCACTGCACAAAAGTCAAGAATCGCTGTTAAAAACCCTAATGTCAGACCACCCCAAAACCCACGCTCTCTGCTGCACATGCCCTCAGAGGATCCCACGCCCACCACACACCCGCCAGTCAAAGCTCCAATGGGGGTGTCTTTTGGAGGCGTGGGCATGGGAATAAAACTACCAG GCCTTGGTGCAGGTTTTcctgttttaaaaaagacacGTGTGGTGGCAGAGGACAAAAGCGCAGAG GAATCTGAGACAAAGCCAGAGGAGAAGAGCGACTCAACCAAACACAGACCCAAATGGATGCCACCAACACATCAAGG ATTTGGAAATCCATTTATGTCTGAGCTGAAGACCAAACTGAGGAAAAGCACAGAAGAGTGA